DNA from Rubripirellula lacrimiformis:
CTTCCCAAAGAGTCAGGCTGGGAACGTAGATTCGGTCGCCCGGCATCAATTGATAGTTCGTCGACACATCGCCCAGTTGCAGGATCTGCTGGTAGCACACGGGCATGATCTGACGAGGATTGCTGGCGGTCTGTGGTCGGGTCAGGATGATTTTGTGATCGTTGGAACGATCCGACAATCCGCCTGCTGCGATGATCGCGTCCAGCACCGTTTCGTGACCGACCAACGGATAGGATCCCGGTGCGTTGACCTCTCCCATCACGTAAAACAATCCGCTCTCTTTATTCACTAGCCGTACGGTGACACCATAATCGACGTTGTCATCTTGACCGTCGTCATCGGAACCACCATCGCGGTGCGACGCCAGCGCGATCCGGTGCAGACGTTTCTCGGATTCTTGAGCCGTGACGACGTTCTGCACCCGAGATTGAATCTCTTCGGCAGACATACCGGCAACGGTTAGCCGCCCGTAAGATCCCAATTCGATGGTTCCGTCCTGTTGCACCGTTTGGTCAGCCGAGAGCCGAACCGGCGAATTGAAATCGTTCGGTTCGATCACCAGCACGTCGCCGGCCTCCACGCGGTGTGCTGGCAATGTCAACTTGGCCAGTTCGGTAGGCACGCCGTTGGGATGCCCCGCCGATTGACGCAAATCCTTGGCGTACGAAAGCAATGAGTGACCACCGGCCGAAATCGGCAACCCCATCGACGCGGCGGTACGGCAACCCGACTGAGTCATCAGCGTGGCCGCCAACAACAGCCAAACGGCGATCGTACCGGATGGCCCAAGGATGGCGTTTCTTGACACGCACGGTCGTCCGCGCCGCGTCTGAAGCGATTGATCTGCAAGGGAGTGGTTCATCTCTAAGTATCCTCTGGAAACGTCTTAGCGTCGTTGTGTTTTGGATTGGACGTCGGACAATCGGTCGGCTGAAACGCCAAGACCGGTTGTCAAAAAGAATTGGACGGCTGATTGGCTTAACTGTTTTCCTGGCTGCAAACGCAGCGTCGGGTGGTTGGCCGTGCCGCCAACATGAACGTTGACCACACGGTCCTTTAGCATCTCGTTGGCTCGGACCAGCAAAGCGACCGGCGCGGGTGCTGCCATCATTAAGGGTGAATTCATCAACGAAACCAGACCGTCGGTGGGGCTGTCCGACTTTGTGCTGGCGACCACGTCCATGTTCAAACGTCCCTCGGTCGTCGCAGTCCCGGTCAGGATCACTTGGACGTTGCTTTGGTGCAGCGCCATTTCGTCGATATGGACCAAACCATTTCCGATCCGACCATGCACAGTCCCACCGTCTTGGTCGCGTCCTGGAACCGGCGGCGACAGCGTCATCATCGTGGGAAGCTGGTTCAGGATGGGGATTTCCAACGCCTTGATGTTTTCCATTTGGAAGTCGAAGTTCCCGACCAATTGTTTCGGGGTACGAGCGTTCTTTGCGCGTAGATTGACGGTTCCGTTAACCATTCCCGACGCGGGCGATCCACCTTGCATCAGTTTCGACAAATCAACTTTTTCAACTTGGACCGACGTGTTCATGCTAAGGCTGTTGGCATAACTGCCATCGGACGCGATTCGCACGTTCCCACCACCCGTCGACACGGTACCGGCACGGCATTGCCAGCGCGCGGTTTGGCTGGCCTGCGAAAAGGACCAATGGACGGGGAAGCTGGCACGACGCACCGAGATGCCACCGGCGACCATGTGTTCGGCCGAAACATCGGCGCGACCGGTCAACGTCGGGGCAATGCGCCCACGCAGCCGAACGGTGCCCGTTCCCGAGATCCCCTTCACACCAACGGCAGTCGTGGCTCGCCGCAGATTGACGTGACTGGCAGACAGGTCGAAAAGGCCCTGCGGAACCGAAGAAAAATCAACATCGGCGGTGCCCGATAAACGACCATCAGCAAACCGTCCAGAAACCTCGGTCAATTCGACTCGCGTGGGATGGACCACAAAATTCGTGGAAATGCGATTGGAAAGCTGGCCATGCCCCCAACGAACATCCTCCACCGATCCGGTCACAGTGCACAGGTGCCGCCCGTCCCAAGCCGACTGCTCTCGCGTGACGTCGCCTGAAATGGTCGCGTTCAACAACCGAAGTTCTCGACCAAGTCCGGCGGCGCGAACCAAACGATCCACCGGCAACGAGGAAAGCTTGGCTTGGACCGTCAACGGGATCTTGGATAGCGGATGCTCTGCAGTGCTGAAGTGCTTGATCAATGAACCAAGTCCACCTTCGATCGCGGCACTGAACCGACCGCCGGCCACGTTTCCTTCGCTGCCGATTCCAAGATCGCCCGCACTGATGGAAATGTGAGCGGCGGATACCTCGATCGGCAACTGGCGCAGCGACGCTTGTCGACTTCTTGCCCAGGCGTCACCCGAGAGCGTTTCGATCGATGCGATCGACGTTACCCGGAATCCACCCTCCAGCGACCCCGTGCTGGGAATCGGTTGACCGGTCAACGCGACCAACTTCGGCAGTTCGATCCCCGAAAATTGGCCTGCGACCGTCGTTTGTGTCCAATCCAGGTTCGTCATCAAGGCCGTTGCATCAAATTGCCCGCCCAAGAAGTCATCGGACTGCGTTCCAACGGACAGACCATCCAGGTCAGCGTGCCAATTCAATTCAGCGTCACCGATGCGTCCGCCGGCATAGCTCGCCTCGGTCAACGACGCCTTTCCGGAGGCCAGCAGCGCAAGCGATTGGCCACCGATGTCGGTCCCCACTTCGAACGCGCCGCGAACCGTGGCAAGTCCTCGAGCGGGAAAGCGACTGCCGGAAAATCGCGACAGCAGGTTGCCGACATCGCCGAGTCGAACCTGATCGATGTTCATGTCGCCACGCAATTCAATTCGATCGGCCACGCTACCAACGGTTTGAATTTTGCACGTGCTCCCTCGCCATGAAACCAACAGTGGCGTCATGCGAATCTGTCCGTCCTCCAGACGCGTGCTGAGGTCCACGTCCGAGACGCGTTCGCCAGCGATGGAAACGTCGGTCGACAACAATCTTGTCCCAACCTTCCACCCGGTGGGTTTCGTCGCGGTGTCGAGGGTCGAACTGGCAACGGCACCGAACTTGAACCTACCGGTTGGATGAACGCCTTCGAGGCCCAACTGTTTTCTGACAGCGTCGGTCAGTTCCAAAAACGCCTCGGCCGATGCTTCGATGGGACGATCGCCGATCAAGGACGCAGACACGTCCGTCTGCAGTTTCGCGACGGTAAGGTTGGCACCGTCGATGACGTGAAGTTCGCCCGATGTCAGTTTGGCAACACCTTCGCTGAGGGCAACGGCGACGGTCGCGTCGTTGAGTCGCAGCCCAGCGATCCCCACGCCCGCGGTCGCGACAGAACCTGCGGCAACGTACGTTTCGGGCTCAGCAGCCGTGCCGAGTGGGATCTGAAAACGACCCGACGCTACCAGTTGCCCGATCGCATCGGGTAGTCCTAGCTGACGAGCGATCCGATCGAGTTCAATGACACTCGTGTGGACGTCGCCACGAACCTGGCCAGAAATTTTCGTAAGGTCACGCGGATCAAGAACCGAGTTGGCTGCTAGGTTCGCGGTCACGTCTGGAATTTGAATTCCCTGGAAC
Protein-coding regions in this window:
- a CDS encoding polysaccharide biosynthesis/export family protein; translated protein: MSRNAILGPSGTIAVWLLLAATLMTQSGCRTAASMGLPISAGGHSLLSYAKDLRQSAGHPNGVPTELAKLTLPAHRVEAGDVLVIEPNDFNSPVRLSADQTVQQDGTIELGSYGRLTVAGMSAEEIQSRVQNVVTAQESEKRLHRIALASHRDGGSDDDGQDDNVDYGVTVRLVNKESGLFYVMGEVNAPGSYPLVGHETVLDAIIAAGGLSDRSNDHKIILTRPQTASNPRQIMPVCYQQILQLGDVSTNYQLMPGDRIYVPSLTLWEDVKQSVSWGNEKSCPHCREYKSK
- a CDS encoding AsmA-like C-terminal region-containing protein, producing the protein MIHRLTKLLTSRIAKRLAIVAGFALLMLVLARNSITRHLGIQVASWVLATEVQIDDVSIGWSTVAVQGIRVFEPAMDNAVQVSVGEVRVVASPWQGIRHGIWIDLVSVDAPVMQVRFDQSGNLVSKFPSGGESESTAPMGKIPIARLLVHDAALLVHQDGRDSFRVEGVSVKAKFDESIAANLSVPDFLGSPISFDVRLDADSLAGVSRLSIADLNIDSAQLAMLPLVPAELAVEPLSAQIQIDLLGNHPANDLDIRSHGLKLNVSVDDVHSRRFDTLCRHFQLAVTQAGGRLSVAAHADPIGGVLEVLANADLNAIHPTGEVTLNLRDVPVHGITRHIPSAKDLKSRLGAAARLAWKWGPDGIQFDGTADGQVRDTSFQGIQIPDVTANLAANSVLDPRDLTKISGQVRGDVHTSVIELDRIARQLGLPDAIGQLVASGRFQIPLGTAAEPETYVAAGSVATAGVGIAGLRLNDATVAVALSEGVAKLTSGELHVIDGANLTVAKLQTDVSASLIGDRPIEASAEAFLELTDAVRKQLGLEGVHPTGRFKFGAVASSTLDTATKPTGWKVGTRLLSTDVSIAGERVSDVDLSTRLEDGQIRMTPLLVSWRGSTCKIQTVGSVADRIELRGDMNIDQVRLGDVGNLLSRFSGSRFPARGLATVRGAFEVGTDIGGQSLALLASGKASLTEASYAGGRIGDAELNWHADLDGLSVGTQSDDFLGGQFDATALMTNLDWTQTTVAGQFSGIELPKLVALTGQPIPSTGSLEGGFRVTSIASIETLSGDAWARSRQASLRQLPIEVSAAHISISAGDLGIGSEGNVAGGRFSAAIEGGLGSLIKHFSTAEHPLSKIPLTVQAKLSSLPVDRLVRAAGLGRELRLLNATISGDVTREQSAWDGRHLCTVTGSVEDVRWGHGQLSNRISTNFVVHPTRVELTEVSGRFADGRLSGTADVDFSSVPQGLFDLSASHVNLRRATTAVGVKGISGTGTVRLRGRIAPTLTGRADVSAEHMVAGGISVRRASFPVHWSFSQASQTARWQCRAGTVSTGGGNVRIASDGSYANSLSMNTSVQVEKVDLSKLMQGGSPASGMVNGTVNLRAKNARTPKQLVGNFDFQMENIKALEIPILNQLPTMMTLSPPVPGRDQDGGTVHGRIGNGLVHIDEMALHQSNVQVILTGTATTEGRLNMDVVASTKSDSPTDGLVSLMNSPLMMAAPAPVALLVRANEMLKDRVVNVHVGGTANHPTLRLQPGKQLSQSAVQFFLTTGLGVSADRLSDVQSKTQRR